A DNA window from Acetobacter aceti NBRC 14818 contains the following coding sequences:
- a CDS encoding DNA-methyltransferase, with translation MKAETVDVVITSPPYNIGLGYLSYKDRRSEADYLDWMMGVASAVRRVMKPEGSFFLNIAGTSSEPWLPFELAVRLRELFVLQNHISWVKSIAVGETSFGHFKPVNSGRFLNRNHEHLFHLTLKGDVPLKRLDAGVPFKDKSNIARRGHAQDRRCRGDTWFVPYETVRDRQQKFNHPGTFPVALPELCIRLHGQPEPVVLDPFMGTGTTLLAAARLKAHGIGIEIDPAYVAIARQRLKDQSSD, from the coding sequence ATGAAGGCGGAAACGGTCGATGTCGTCATCACCTCTCCTCCCTACAACATCGGTCTCGGCTATCTTTCCTATAAGGATCGCCGCAGCGAAGCGGACTATCTCGACTGGATGATGGGCGTGGCCAGCGCCGTCCGTCGTGTCATGAAGCCGGAAGGGTCCTTTTTCCTCAATATCGCAGGCACGTCCTCAGAGCCTTGGCTTCCGTTCGAGCTGGCAGTGCGTCTGCGTGAACTTTTTGTGCTCCAGAATCATATTTCATGGGTCAAATCGATTGCAGTCGGCGAGACATCGTTCGGCCATTTCAAACCGGTCAACAGCGGACGCTTCCTCAACCGCAATCACGAGCATCTGTTTCATCTGACATTAAAGGGTGATGTGCCGCTCAAACGGCTCGATGCCGGTGTACCATTCAAGGACAAGAGCAACATTGCCCGTCGGGGACACGCACAGGACCGACGCTGTCGCGGCGATACGTGGTTCGTCCCTTATGAAACCGTTCGTGACAGACAGCAGAAATTCAATCATCCGGGCACTTTTCCGGTTGCACTGCCCGAGCTTTGCATCCGGCTGCATGGTCAGCCTGAGCCTGTTGTTCTCGACCCCTTCATGGGCACGGGAACAACATTGCTGGCCGCAGCCCGCCTGAAAGCGCACGGTATCGGAATCGAAATCGATCCTGCCTACGTGGCAATCGCTCGTCAGAGACTGAAAGATCAGTCTTCCGATTGA
- a CDS encoding Tim44/TimA family putative adaptor protein — MDGSLGHFPVDIVIFALIAAFLALRLRSVLGKKVGFQIAPMPPPAQQAPAGPVIDGKAEPAPDTRLDIPGPNTRVGSILAQVAQKESGFVPQQFMTGVEGAFRQVVEAYATGNRNVLRERLTPDAYTAFDAAITAREQADETQKSAIRGIDSLAIEDVRLADGPAGTAASIDVRIVSDQISLLLDKDGKPVTGTDAVTEFSDLWTFEKLLGVAGSSWRLAAARSA, encoded by the coding sequence ATGGACGGCTCTCTCGGCCATTTTCCGGTCGATATTGTAATTTTCGCGCTGATTGCAGCCTTCCTTGCCCTGCGCCTGCGCAGTGTTCTCGGCAAGAAAGTCGGCTTCCAGATCGCACCCATGCCGCCTCCGGCACAGCAAGCGCCTGCAGGACCGGTTATTGATGGCAAGGCTGAGCCAGCTCCTGACACGCGTCTCGATATCCCAGGTCCCAACACCCGGGTTGGTTCCATTCTCGCTCAGGTCGCCCAGAAGGAATCCGGCTTTGTTCCCCAGCAGTTCATGACGGGCGTTGAAGGCGCCTTCCGACAGGTTGTCGAAGCCTACGCAACGGGCAACCGTAATGTGCTCAGGGAGCGCCTGACTCCCGACGCCTATACTGCTTTTGACGCAGCCATCACGGCACGCGAACAGGCGGACGAAACCCAGAAGAGCGCAATTCGGGGGATCGACAGTCTGGCAATCGAGGATGTCCGTCTCGCTGATGGCCCTGCCGGAACAGCAGCCTCCATTGATGTGCGCATTGTTTCCGACCAGATCAGCCTTCTTCTGGACAAGGACGGAAAGCCTGTCACCGGCACCGATGCCGTGACCGAATTCTCCGATCTCTGGACATTCGAGAAACTGCTCGGTGTCGCCGGCTCAAGCTGGCGACTTGCGGCGGCCCGGAGTGCGTGA